In a genomic window of Pseudomonas putida:
- a CDS encoding paraquat-inducible protein A yields MPDPVDAPGLSDLPLDDLVACHECDLLMRKPVLAHGEKALCPRCGYELYAHRYNVVQRSLALVIAALLLYIPANFLPIMQLNLLGQSSQDTVWSGVVGLFNSQMRGVSVVVFLCSMAIPLLKLLCQLAVLLSIRFNIGRSYGLLLYRIYHHLRDWGMLEVYLMGVLVAIVKLADMAAMTIGLGLACFIGLLLIQVWLEVVMSPHQIWQALSGEDAHAGD; encoded by the coding sequence ATGCCAGATCCGGTTGACGCCCCCGGGCTGTCAGATTTACCGCTGGACGATTTGGTGGCGTGTCATGAGTGCGACCTGCTGATGCGCAAGCCCGTGCTCGCCCATGGCGAGAAAGCCCTGTGCCCGCGCTGCGGCTACGAGCTTTACGCCCATCGATACAACGTCGTACAGCGCAGCCTCGCCCTCGTGATTGCAGCGCTTTTGTTGTACATCCCCGCGAACTTTTTACCCATCATGCAGCTCAATCTACTCGGGCAGTCATCGCAGGATACGGTCTGGAGCGGTGTTGTCGGCCTATTCAATTCGCAAATGCGCGGCGTCTCCGTGGTTGTGTTCCTGTGCAGCATGGCAATCCCGTTGCTCAAGCTGCTCTGCCAACTGGCTGTGCTGTTAAGCATCCGTTTCAATATCGGACGCAGCTACGGCCTGCTGCTCTACCGCATTTACCACCACTTGCGAGACTGGGGGATGCTCGAGGTCTACCTCATGGGCGTGCTGGTGGCGATTGTGAAACTCGCGGATATGGCAGCCATGACCATAGGTCTCGGGCTCGCCTGCTTCATCGGTTTGTTACTGATCCAGGTCTGGCTGGAGGTCGTGATGTCGCCTCACCAGATCTGGCAAGCTTTATCAGGAGAGGATGCCCATGCGGGCGATTGA
- a CDS encoding paraquat-inducible protein A, translating to MRAIDAGILICTECHELNRQEADTDEQVCTRCGALVHARRPNSLARTWALLITAAILYIPANVLPIMTVRSLGKGDPSTIMSGVIQLVQHGMIPIAAVVFIASILVPTFKLVGIALLLYSVQRRQPLSARQRIWMYRFIEFIGRWSMLDIFVIAILVALVNFGRLASIEADLGAIAFASVVILTMLAAVTFDPRLIWDNTESDDDHD from the coding sequence ATGCGGGCGATTGATGCAGGCATTCTGATCTGTACCGAATGTCATGAATTGAACAGGCAGGAAGCTGATACCGACGAGCAGGTCTGTACGCGTTGCGGCGCGTTGGTTCACGCCCGCCGCCCGAACAGCCTGGCACGGACCTGGGCGCTGCTGATCACTGCGGCAATTCTCTATATACCAGCCAATGTGCTGCCGATCATGACCGTGCGTTCCCTGGGTAAAGGCGATCCAAGCACCATCATGTCCGGGGTCATTCAACTGGTTCAGCACGGCATGATTCCCATCGCGGCCGTGGTGTTTATCGCCAGTATCCTGGTACCCACCTTCAAATTGGTAGGCATCGCACTGCTTCTGTATTCCGTGCAGCGCCGCCAGCCTCTCTCGGCCCGGCAACGTATCTGGATGTATCGCTTCATCGAGTTCATCGGTCGTTGGTCGATGCTCGATATCTTCGTGATCGCCATCCTCGTGGCGTTAGTGAACTTTGGACGGCTTGCCAGTATTGAAGCTGATCTGGGGGCCATCGCCTTTGCCAGTGTGGTGATTTTGACAATGCTTGCAGCAGTAACCTTCGATCCCCGACTGATTTGGGATAACACGGAGTCGGACGACGACCATGACTGA
- a CDS encoding PqiB family protein has translation MTDLPVAKTRPASNWSAIWVLPLIALIIGGWLGWRAYNETGIEIQVRFESGEGIQANKTEVVYKGMSVGKVKNLKLDDEGGTKGVIATVEMNKDVEPYLRTSTRFWLVKPSVTLAGITGLETLVSGNYVAISPGEGEPARKFKALAEEPPLSDAQPGLHLTIKADRLGSLNRGSPVFYKQIKVGQVKSYLLSEDQSTVELKVFIEPTYAKLVRKHTRFWNASGISIDANLSGVKVRSESLASIVAGGIAFATPDNRKDSPPTDPSLPFRLYEDFDAAAAGIKVKVKLSDFEGLQAGRTPVMYKGIQVGTLKALKVDADLSAATAELTLDPLAEDYLVDGTQFWVVKPSISLAGITGLEALVKGNYIAVRPGDKGNAPQREFVARPKAPPLDLRSPGLHLVLFTDNLGSLDVGSPVLYKQVKVGSVQSYQFSRKKNQLVIGVHIEKEYENLVNASTRFWNASGITLTGGLTGGIQVKSESLQSLMAGGIAFETPEAKAPLQKRIPRFRLFANREDANQKGAVITIKVDRADGLRAGTPIRFKGLDVGKIENVDLSDDLQSVLLTARITEVPERIARVGSEFWVVKPELGLIKTSNLETLVTGQYIEVQPGAKNLGPQKNFVALSAAPETAKQEAGLSLVLSAARRGSLKPGVPVTYREITVGKVTGYELGQTADRVLIHILIEPKYAPLVRSGTRFWNTSGFDFDVGLFKGATLRTESLETMIQGGVAFATPDGDRMGSAARPEQTFALFDKFEEEWLTWAPKISLGK, from the coding sequence ATGACTGATTTGCCCGTAGCGAAAACCCGACCGGCCTCGAACTGGTCTGCCATTTGGGTACTCCCCCTGATTGCCTTGATCATCGGCGGCTGGCTCGGCTGGCGTGCCTACAACGAAACCGGTATCGAAATTCAGGTGCGCTTCGAAAGCGGTGAAGGCATTCAGGCCAACAAGACCGAAGTGGTCTACAAAGGCATGTCCGTCGGTAAGGTGAAAAACCTCAAGCTCGATGATGAGGGCGGCACCAAAGGTGTGATTGCCACGGTCGAGATGAACAAGGACGTGGAACCGTACCTGCGCACCAGCACGCGTTTCTGGCTGGTCAAGCCGAGTGTGACTTTGGCTGGTATCACAGGGCTGGAAACCCTGGTCTCTGGCAACTACGTCGCGATCAGCCCGGGCGAAGGCGAACCTGCGCGCAAGTTCAAGGCGCTGGCTGAAGAGCCGCCATTGTCCGATGCCCAGCCCGGCCTGCACCTGACGATCAAAGCAGATCGGCTGGGTTCGCTCAATCGCGGCAGCCCGGTGTTCTATAAGCAGATCAAGGTCGGCCAGGTCAAAAGCTACCTGCTGTCCGAAGACCAGAGCACCGTCGAGCTCAAGGTGTTCATCGAGCCGACCTACGCCAAGTTGGTGCGCAAACACACGCGATTCTGGAATGCCAGCGGCATCAGCATCGATGCCAATCTCTCGGGAGTGAAGGTCCGCAGTGAGTCCCTGGCCAGCATTGTTGCGGGAGGCATCGCGTTCGCCACCCCAGACAATCGCAAGGACAGCCCGCCCACCGATCCAAGCCTGCCGTTCCGTCTTTATGAAGACTTCGATGCCGCTGCGGCCGGAATCAAGGTCAAGGTCAAACTCAGTGACTTCGAAGGCCTGCAGGCTGGTCGCACGCCGGTAATGTACAAGGGTATTCAGGTCGGTACGCTCAAGGCGCTCAAGGTCGATGCGGATCTGTCCGCCGCCACTGCCGAACTGACGCTCGATCCACTGGCCGAGGATTACCTCGTGGATGGGACTCAGTTCTGGGTGGTCAAGCCATCGATCTCCCTGGCCGGCATCACCGGTCTCGAAGCCTTGGTCAAAGGCAATTACATCGCTGTGCGTCCGGGTGACAAAGGTAACGCCCCGCAACGTGAGTTCGTCGCTCGCCCCAAAGCGCCACCACTGGACCTGCGGTCACCAGGCCTGCATCTGGTGTTGTTCACCGACAACCTCGGTTCTCTGGACGTCGGCAGTCCGGTTCTCTACAAGCAGGTCAAAGTAGGTTCGGTCCAGAGCTATCAGTTTTCCCGCAAGAAAAACCAGTTGGTCATTGGCGTCCACATCGAGAAGGAATACGAAAACCTGGTCAACGCCTCGACGCGCTTCTGGAATGCCAGCGGGATCACGCTCACCGGTGGGCTGACCGGCGGAATCCAGGTCAAGAGCGAGTCGCTGCAAAGCCTGATGGCCGGCGGCATTGCCTTTGAAACACCGGAGGCCAAGGCGCCATTGCAGAAGCGCATCCCGCGTTTCCGTCTGTTCGCCAATCGTGAAGACGCCAACCAGAAAGGCGCGGTGATCACGATCAAGGTCGACCGCGCCGACGGCTTGCGCGCCGGTACCCCGATTCGCTTCAAAGGGCTCGATGTCGGCAAGATCGAGAACGTCGACCTCAGCGACGACCTGCAATCGGTACTGCTGACGGCACGGATCACCGAAGTGCCCGAACGAATCGCGCGGGTTGGCAGTGAGTTCTGGGTGGTCAAGCCGGAACTGGGTCTGATCAAGACCTCGAACCTCGAGACCTTGGTCACCGGGCAATACATCGAAGTGCAGCCGGGGGCGAAAAACCTCGGCCCACAGAAAAACTTTGTCGCGCTGTCTGCCGCTCCGGAAACCGCCAAGCAGGAAGCCGGGTTGAGCCTGGTGTTGAGCGCTGCTCGTCGCGGCTCGCTGAAGCCTGGCGTGCCAGTGACTTATCGCGAAATTACCGTGGGCAAGGTGACGGGCTATGAGTTGGGGCAAACCGCGGACCGGGTGCTGATCCACATTCTGATCGAGCCGAAATACGCACCCTTGGTGCGCAGCGGCACCCGCTTCTGGAACACCAGTGGTTTCGACTTTGATGTCGGCCTGTTCAAGGGCGCGACGTTGCGTACCGAATCGCTGGAAACCATGATTCAGGGAGGCGTCGCATTTGCCACCCCGGACGGCGATCGCATGGGGAGCGCGGCGCGGCCTGAGCAGACCTTTGCGTTGTTCGACAAGTTCGAAGAAGAATGGCTGACCTGGGCGCCGAAGATTTCCCTCGGCAAGTAA